CGACCTGGCCGACGAACTGGGTATCGACCGGCTCCTCATCAAGGATGAGGGCCGGAATCCAACCGGATCGACGACCGATCGCGGCCTGTCGGTCGCCCTGACGGCCGCCAGCCAGCACGGCGCGAGCGACGTCGCCCTCGCGACGACGGGCAACGGCGGACAGGCTGCCGCCGCGTACGCAGGGCGAGCCGGACTCGAGTCACACTCCTACGTCCCCTCGCGCTCGAGTTTCTCGAACAAGGCGATGATCAACGTCCACGGCGGCGACATGAACGTCGTCGGCGGCCGGTATGACGACGCCGTCGGCGCGTTCGAGGAGGGGCTGGCCGAAAACGACGACTGGTACTCGGTGCAGTCGTTCGTCATGCCGTACCGCCACGAAGGGGCCAAAACGACGCTGTACGAAATCGTGGAGGGACTCGAGTGGGAGGTCCCCGATATCGTGGCCTATCCGACCGGCGTCGGCGTCGGTCTCATCGGCGCGTATAAGGCCGCGACGGAGCTCCGAGAGCTCGGACTGGTCGACGACCTCCCCGGACTGTACGCCGCCCAAGCCGACGGCTGTGCGCCCATCGTCGACGCGTTCGAGAACGGCCACGACGAGCACGAGCCGGTCGAAACGCCGGATACGATTTGCGGCGAAATCGAGATCGCCGATCCGCCGGCGAGTGCGCGGGTGCTCGAGGCGCTGGCCGAGACCGACGGCGGTGCGGTTGCGACCGAGGATCGGGACATCCTCGAGGCCGCGGTGCAGGTGGCCCAGCACGAGGGCCTCGAGATGGCACCGAGTCCGGCCGCGGCCGCAAGCGGGGTCTGGGAACTCGCCGAGCGCGGCGAGTTCGACGGAAGCGAAACGGTCGTCATCGTTAACACCGCCTCGGGGAACAAAGAGGGGGACGTGCTGCGCAGTCACCTGATGAGTCAGGGCGTGTAGCGACGGTTGCGAGGCGCTCGACATCCGGCTACGGTTCGCTGCGCTGCGAAACTCGATTCGAGGAGAGTGCGGTTTCGGTATTCCGGAGTACCCGTGCAATTCGCAGTAGTACAGAGAAACAATCTAACGC
Above is a window of Natronorubrum tibetense GA33 DNA encoding:
- a CDS encoding threonine synthase — protein: METTDAFAGLECVDCGGSYDPADVSHRCPDCDGFLDPTYDYDAIDLDRETLAARPFDSLWRYEELLPFTRESAVTTNEGATALVDCPDLADELGIDRLLIKDEGRNPTGSTTDRGLSVALTAASQHGASDVALATTGNGGQAAAAYAGRAGLESHSYVPSRSSFSNKAMINVHGGDMNVVGGRYDDAVGAFEEGLAENDDWYSVQSFVMPYRHEGAKTTLYEIVEGLEWEVPDIVAYPTGVGVGLIGAYKAATELRELGLVDDLPGLYAAQADGCAPIVDAFENGHDEHEPVETPDTICGEIEIADPPASARVLEALAETDGGAVATEDRDILEAAVQVAQHEGLEMAPSPAAAASGVWELAERGEFDGSETVVIVNTASGNKEGDVLRSHLMSQGV